In Streptomyces durocortorensis, a genomic segment contains:
- a CDS encoding transcriptional regulator — protein sequence MAARPLVARQPNERLQTLIQEAACSNAGLARRVNMVGAERGLDLRYDKTSVARWLRGQQPRGRAPGIIAEALGRKLGRTVTIDEIGMANGKNLASGVGLQYAPTVAGAVEQVCELWRSDVGRRDLLTGSAIAASALVEPSRDWLISGTDPQVERTAGARVGMSDVEAVRAMTTALTDLDHRFGSGHVRPVLVHYLNSVVSGLLSGAYREQVGRELFGAVARLTELGGYMAVDTGQPGLAQRYYIQALRLAQAAGDRAYGGYVLAASMSHLAAQLGNPREIAQLARAAQEGARGQVTPRAQAMFYAAEARGHALLGDARTCHAVAGRAVAALEQADPDTGDDPVWIAHFDAGYLADELAHCHRDLGQAQEAARRAREALAALPETRARRRGIGLVLLASAQVQQREVERACHTGTRAMELLGTVRSTRGAEYLDDLQQRLTPYAEEPAVREFGERLELQAA from the coding sequence ATGGCTGCAAGGCCTCTCGTAGCCCGCCAGCCCAACGAACGGCTCCAGACGCTCATCCAGGAAGCCGCCTGTTCCAACGCGGGCCTCGCGCGCCGCGTGAACATGGTCGGGGCCGAGCGAGGGCTCGACCTGCGCTACGACAAGACCTCCGTGGCGCGCTGGCTGCGCGGACAGCAACCCCGGGGCCGGGCCCCGGGGATCATCGCCGAGGCGCTCGGCCGCAAGCTCGGCCGTACGGTCACCATCGACGAGATCGGCATGGCCAACGGCAAGAACCTGGCCTCCGGCGTCGGCCTCCAGTACGCGCCGACCGTGGCCGGGGCCGTCGAGCAGGTCTGCGAGCTGTGGCGCAGCGACGTGGGCCGCCGCGATCTGCTCACGGGTTCGGCCATCGCCGCCTCCGCACTGGTCGAGCCCAGCCGGGACTGGCTGATCTCCGGCACCGACCCGCAGGTCGAGCGGACGGCCGGGGCCCGGGTCGGGATGTCCGACGTGGAGGCGGTGCGGGCGATGACCACCGCCCTGACCGACCTCGACCACCGCTTCGGCAGCGGCCATGTCCGCCCGGTGCTCGTGCACTACCTCAACAGCGTGGTCTCCGGGCTGCTTTCGGGGGCGTACCGCGAACAGGTGGGGCGTGAGCTGTTCGGCGCGGTGGCCCGGCTCACCGAACTCGGCGGGTACATGGCGGTCGATACCGGTCAGCCCGGCCTCGCCCAGCGGTACTACATCCAGGCCCTGCGGCTCGCACAGGCGGCGGGCGACCGGGCCTACGGCGGCTATGTGCTGGCCGCCTCCATGAGCCACCTCGCCGCCCAGCTCGGCAACCCGCGCGAGATCGCCCAACTGGCCCGCGCCGCACAGGAAGGAGCCCGGGGGCAGGTCACCCCCCGCGCCCAGGCGATGTTCTACGCGGCCGAGGCCCGGGGGCACGCGCTGCTCGGGGACGCCAGGACCTGCCACGCGGTGGCGGGGCGGGCGGTCGCCGCGCTGGAGCAGGCCGACCCGGACACGGGCGACGACCCGGTCTGGATCGCGCACTTCGACGCGGGCTACCTCGCGGACGAACTGGCCCACTGCCACCGGGACCTGGGGCAGGCGCAGGAGGCCGCCCGGCGGGCCAGGGAGGCGCTGGCCGCGCTGCCGGAGACCCGGGCGCGGCGCCGGGGCATCGGGCTGGTGCTCCTCGCCTCGGCCCAGGTCCAGCAGCGCGAGGTGGAGCGGGCCTGCCACACGGGGACGCGGGCGATGGAGCTCCTGGGGACGGTGCGTTCCACCCGGGGCGCCGAATACCTCGACGACCTCCAGCAGCGGCTCACGCCCTACGCCGAGGAGCCCGCGGTACGGGAGTTCGGCGAGCGGCTGGAGCTCCAGGCGGCGTGA
- a CDS encoding ABC transporter ATP-binding protein — MPDQADARTETDTRIDRGAGTEADATAGGAPTAPPAVRVQGLWKRFGEQVAVSGIDLELPAGKFIGLVGPNGAGKTTTLSMITGLLRPDMGTIEVAGHNVWTDPVEVKSRIGVLPEGLRLFERLSGRELLAYNGRLRGLPGDEVDKRATQLLDVLDLAGAQHKLVVDYSTGMRKKIGLAAALLHNPEVLFLDEPFEGVDPVSAQTIRGVLERYTRSGATVVFSSHVMELVESLCDWVAVMAAGRIKARGTLAEVRGDAPSLQTAFLELVGASGRDTGDALDWLGGSR, encoded by the coding sequence ATGCCGGACCAGGCAGATGCACGTACGGAAACAGACACGCGCATCGACAGAGGCGCGGGTACAGAAGCAGACGCGACAGCGGGCGGTGCGCCGACGGCGCCCCCCGCTGTCCGCGTACAGGGGCTGTGGAAGCGGTTCGGGGAGCAGGTCGCCGTCTCGGGGATCGATCTGGAGCTGCCCGCGGGCAAGTTCATCGGGCTGGTGGGGCCCAACGGGGCCGGTAAGACGACCACGCTCTCGATGATCACCGGGCTCCTCCGGCCCGACATGGGGACGATCGAGGTCGCGGGCCACAACGTGTGGACGGACCCGGTCGAGGTGAAGTCCCGGATCGGCGTGCTGCCGGAGGGGCTGCGGCTCTTCGAGCGGCTGTCGGGACGCGAACTTCTCGCGTACAACGGGCGGTTGCGCGGGCTCCCCGGTGACGAGGTCGACAAGCGGGCCACCCAGCTTCTCGACGTGCTGGACCTGGCGGGTGCGCAGCACAAGCTGGTCGTCGACTACTCGACCGGTATGCGGAAGAAGATCGGCCTCGCGGCCGCACTCCTCCACAACCCCGAAGTGCTGTTCCTGGACGAGCCCTTCGAGGGCGTCGACCCGGTCTCCGCCCAGACGATCCGCGGGGTGCTGGAGCGCTACACGCGGTCCGGGGCGACGGTGGTCTTCTCCAGCCATGTCATGGAGCTGGTCGAGTCGCTGTGCGACTGGGTGGCGGTGATGGCGGCGGGCCGGATCAAGGCGCGCGGCACACTGGCCGAGGTACGCGGCGACGCCCCCTCGTTGCAGACGGCCTTCCTCGAACTGGTCGGCGCGAGCGGCCGGGACACCGGTGACGCCCTCGACTGGCTGGGCGGCTCCCGATGA
- a CDS encoding bifunctional DNA primase/polymerase: protein MLVVEEPIGVTEAAQVPQQRGDHLLDAAVRYAEERHWDVFPGTWLEAVEGRERCSCGEPACALPGAHADRPDWAGQATGSGAAARRMWSRQPRASVLLPTGRTFDALEVPEAAGFLALARMERMDLTLGPVTCTPDRRMMFFVLPGAAAKAPELVRALGWNAEAIDLTGRGEGHYIAAPPTRVGGRGAVQWARKPTHVNRWLPDVDELISPLAYACAREAADARTRTS from the coding sequence GTGCTGGTCGTGGAAGAGCCCATCGGAGTCACGGAAGCCGCACAAGTACCTCAGCAGCGGGGGGATCACCTGCTCGACGCCGCGGTGCGGTATGCGGAAGAGCGTCACTGGGACGTGTTCCCCGGCACCTGGCTGGAGGCGGTGGAGGGCAGGGAGCGCTGCTCCTGCGGCGAGCCGGCCTGCGCCCTGCCCGGGGCCCACGCGGACCGGCCCGACTGGGCGGGCCAGGCGACCGGCAGCGGGGCCGCCGCCCGGCGTATGTGGTCCCGGCAGCCGCGCGCCTCGGTGCTGCTGCCGACCGGGCGCACCTTCGACGCGCTGGAGGTCCCGGAGGCCGCGGGCTTCCTGGCGCTGGCGCGGATGGAGCGGATGGACCTGACCCTCGGCCCGGTCACCTGCACGCCCGACCGCCGGATGATGTTCTTCGTGCTGCCCGGGGCCGCGGCCAAGGCCCCCGAGCTGGTGCGCGCGCTCGGCTGGAACGCCGAGGCGATCGATCTGACCGGCCGGGGCGAGGGCCACTACATCGCCGCTCCGCCGACCCGGGTCGGCGGGCGCGGGGCGGTGCAGTGGGCCCGCAAGCCCACCCACGTCAACCGCTGGCTGCCCGATGTGGACGAGCTGATCAGCCCCCTGGCGTACGCCTGCGCACGCGAGGCGGCCGACGCCCGCACCCGGACCTCGTAG
- a CDS encoding transporter, producing the protein MSVLDTPVTAVAPAAPTSGLTPVFVRLKLSLLRNGLRQSAGRRAAFIVSLVLTLLVAAGQVLGLVLLRGDEHAGTVVVLLTGVVALGWAVLPLFFPSGDDTLDPTRLAMLPLRPQPLVRALLVSSMIGVGPLFTLCLVTGSVLALARGAVGVVFAVLAVPLTMLLCVALSRAVATANVRLLNSRKGRDLAVLSGLVIAVGIQFVNFGAQRLGQSGGLSALEPAAGVVRWLPGASAIGAVDSASDGSPGIAVLQLLITVAALAALLWTWQRSLVKLMTAPDGSTLAAAEPSRKESSAGRGGLAGLLPEGRTGTVVQRSLRYVARDPKTKAGWVTALAIGAIVPLLNAFQGTGSVYFACFAAGMLGMQMYNQFGQDTSAFWMVALTISSPRDAYVELRARALALLLITLPYTLVVCVVTAAVIGDWETLPGALGLSFALLGAMVSTGAVASALFAYSIPQEGAFKNVAPGQGGLAWISILGGMVATSLLAAPVIAMTIWLHLADHHGALWLMVPGGVAYGAFIGWAGLKLAATRTANRLPEILTAVSKG; encoded by the coding sequence ATGAGCGTGCTGGACACTCCGGTCACCGCCGTCGCCCCGGCCGCGCCGACGTCGGGCCTGACCCCGGTCTTCGTACGGCTGAAACTGTCGCTCCTGCGGAACGGTCTGCGGCAGTCCGCCGGGCGCAGGGCCGCGTTCATCGTCTCCCTCGTCCTCACCCTGCTGGTCGCCGCGGGGCAGGTCCTGGGCCTAGTCCTGCTGCGCGGCGACGAGCACGCGGGCACGGTCGTGGTGCTGCTCACCGGCGTCGTGGCGCTCGGCTGGGCGGTGCTGCCGCTGTTCTTCCCCAGTGGTGACGACACCCTCGACCCGACCCGGCTGGCGATGCTGCCGCTGCGGCCGCAGCCGCTGGTGCGGGCCCTGCTGGTGTCGTCGATGATCGGCGTCGGCCCGCTGTTCACGCTGTGCCTGGTGACCGGCTCGGTCCTCGCGCTGGCGCGGGGGGCGGTCGGGGTGGTGTTCGCGGTCCTCGCCGTCCCGCTGACGATGCTGCTCTGCGTGGCGCTGTCGCGGGCGGTGGCCACCGCCAACGTACGGCTGCTGAACTCCCGCAAGGGCCGCGACCTCGCGGTGCTCAGCGGGCTGGTGATCGCGGTGGGCATCCAGTTCGTCAACTTCGGCGCGCAGCGGCTCGGGCAGTCCGGCGGGCTCTCCGCGCTCGAACCGGCTGCGGGCGTGGTCCGCTGGCTGCCCGGCGCCTCCGCGATAGGGGCGGTGGACTCGGCGTCGGACGGTTCGCCGGGCATCGCGGTCCTCCAGCTGCTGATCACGGTGGCCGCCCTGGCCGCGCTGCTGTGGACGTGGCAGCGGAGCCTGGTGAAGCTGATGACCGCGCCGGACGGCTCGACGCTGGCGGCCGCCGAACCGTCCCGCAAGGAGTCGTCCGCCGGCCGCGGCGGTCTGGCGGGGCTGCTGCCGGAGGGCCGCACGGGGACCGTCGTACAGCGGAGCCTGCGGTATGTGGCGCGGGACCCGAAGACGAAGGCGGGCTGGGTGACGGCGCTGGCGATCGGCGCGATCGTGCCGCTGCTCAACGCGTTCCAGGGCACCGGCTCGGTGTACTTCGCGTGCTTCGCCGCGGGCATGCTCGGTATGCAGATGTACAACCAGTTCGGGCAGGACACCTCGGCGTTCTGGATGGTGGCGCTGACGATCTCCTCGCCCCGGGACGCGTACGTCGAGCTGCGGGCCCGCGCGCTGGCTCTGTTGCTGATCACGCTCCCGTACACGCTGGTGGTCTGCGTGGTGACGGCGGCGGTGATCGGCGACTGGGAGACCCTGCCCGGGGCGCTGGGCCTGTCCTTCGCGCTGCTGGGCGCGATGGTGTCGACAGGGGCGGTGGCCTCGGCGCTGTTCGCGTACTCGATCCCGCAGGAGGGCGCGTTCAAGAACGTGGCTCCGGGACAGGGCGGACTGGCCTGGATATCGATCCTCGGTGGCATGGTGGCCACCTCGCTGCTGGCCGCGCCGGTGATCGCGATGACGATCTGGCTGCACCTCGCGGACCACCATGGCGCGCTGTGGCTCATGGTGCCGGGAGGCGTCGCGTACGGGGCGTTCATCGGGTGGGCCGGG